One window from the genome of Clupea harengus chromosome 19, Ch_v2.0.2, whole genome shotgun sequence encodes:
- the dpm3 gene encoding dolichol-phosphate mannosyltransferase subunit 3, translating to MTKLLEWLLGVSLIGVAWGLVTFDLLDLRLPPVYREVAWPMPVYLLVAFGCYSLATVGFRVATFNDCEDAAKELQAQIKEAKEDLRKKGLKM from the coding sequence ATGACCAAGCTGCTGGAGTGGCTGTTGGGTGTGTCCCTGATCGGTGTTGCCTGGGGgctggtgacctttgacctgctgGACCTGAGGTTGCCACCGGTGTACCGGGAGGTGGCGTGGCCGATGCCAGTGTACCTGCTGGTGGCCTTTGGCTGCTACTCGCTGGCCACAGTGGGCTTCCGTGTGGCCACCTTCAACGACTGTGAAGATGCTGCCAAGGAGCTACAGGCTCAAATCAAGGAAGCCAAAGAGGATCTGAGGAAGAAAGGATTAAAAATGTGA